One window of the Streptomyces asoensis genome contains the following:
- a CDS encoding B12-binding domain-containing radical SAM protein, with product MSDVVLLTPREIATGALSLNNQNVTVTDEEYVQLDPALRIFYEKVRENLGLACITGYLRNAGHSVTSLNLHGRTPSDEAIIELIRRERPRFIGISIMYDLHIIDAIRLIRCARIADPDVFIAIGGAFCTYNAKLIAEQVPEADCVTFGEGELTVVGIMDRLTAGTDWRETPGLFYRDGDRVRTSGMPVLPDLGNLVWPARDVLEYHKAAGIATPVASTFTSRGCHAKCTFCYAPRQPGVVDGFWRMRPPGDVVDEIEYLQREFGTRFIWFNDDNFGGAFGDGFAHAVEFAETVLSRGLKFQFHCEFRVDSGLIDHEALDLLHRAGLSSALLGIESGSPGMLRRFKKGTTVAYNLDAARMFKRKGLGLDPGWIMIEPKTTIDELWENLEFIVAARIHEADNPFFLINRAIALRGTEMYDKIEEPLPLADIEGLEGDAYEILRTARRDYRVPDPRVEALWSAWSEVGEEISDRKENVLPFIAQKIALGARRLRGTEHNPRAFLSRLRAWRNGLPELFLAFMNYGLVLAETDPPDLAARLTADLRDLVADYDAEHLGESFQEFGERVERVCGAEALVAAGVGR from the coding sequence ATGTCGGACGTCGTGCTGTTGACTCCGCGTGAGATAGCCACGGGGGCACTCAGCCTGAACAACCAGAACGTGACCGTCACCGACGAGGAGTACGTCCAACTCGACCCGGCACTGCGGATTTTCTACGAGAAGGTCCGGGAGAATCTGGGCCTGGCCTGCATCACCGGATATCTGCGCAACGCCGGACACTCCGTCACATCGCTGAATCTGCACGGCCGTACGCCCAGCGATGAGGCCATCATCGAGCTCATCCGCCGGGAGCGCCCCCGCTTCATCGGCATCAGCATCATGTACGACCTGCACATCATCGACGCCATCCGGCTCATCCGGTGTGCGCGGATCGCGGACCCGGACGTCTTCATCGCCATCGGCGGCGCCTTCTGCACCTACAACGCGAAACTCATCGCAGAGCAGGTACCCGAGGCCGACTGCGTCACCTTCGGTGAGGGCGAGTTGACGGTCGTGGGCATCATGGACCGGCTGACCGCCGGGACCGACTGGCGGGAGACGCCAGGGCTGTTCTACCGCGACGGCGACCGGGTGCGCACCAGCGGTATGCCCGTGCTGCCCGACCTCGGCAACCTCGTGTGGCCGGCCCGTGACGTGCTGGAGTACCACAAGGCGGCGGGCATCGCGACGCCCGTGGCCTCCACGTTCACCAGCCGAGGCTGCCACGCCAAGTGCACCTTCTGCTACGCGCCCCGCCAGCCCGGCGTGGTCGACGGCTTCTGGCGGATGCGGCCGCCCGGTGACGTCGTCGACGAGATCGAGTACCTGCAAAGGGAGTTCGGGACCCGTTTCATCTGGTTCAACGACGACAACTTCGGTGGGGCGTTCGGCGACGGTTTCGCGCATGCCGTCGAGTTCGCCGAGACGGTCCTCAGCCGTGGTCTGAAGTTCCAGTTCCACTGCGAGTTCCGGGTCGACTCCGGGCTGATCGACCACGAGGCTCTCGACCTGCTGCACCGGGCGGGACTCTCGTCCGCCCTGCTGGGCATCGAGTCCGGGTCGCCCGGCATGCTGCGGCGGTTCAAGAAGGGCACCACGGTGGCCTACAACCTGGACGCGGCCCGTATGTTCAAGCGCAAGGGCCTCGGCCTCGATCCGGGCTGGATCATGATCGAGCCGAAGACCACCATCGACGAGCTCTGGGAGAACCTCGAGTTCATCGTGGCCGCGCGGATCCACGAGGCCGACAACCCGTTCTTCCTGATCAACCGTGCCATCGCACTGCGCGGCACCGAGATGTACGACAAGATCGAGGAGCCGCTGCCGCTGGCCGACATCGAAGGCCTGGAGGGCGACGCCTACGAGATCCTGCGCACCGCTCGTCGTGACTACCGGGTGCCGGACCCCCGCGTCGAGGCCCTGTGGAGCGCGTGGAGCGAGGTCGGTGAGGAGATCAGCGACCGCAAGGAGAACGTCCTGCCGTTCATCGCCCAGAAGATCGCCCTGGGCGCCCGTCGGCTACGAGGCACCGAGCACAACCCGCGCGCCTTCCTCAGCCGGCTGCGGGCCTGGCGCAACGGGCTGCCGGAGCTGTTCCTCGCCTTCATGAACTACGGACTCGTCCTCGCCGAGACCGACCCGCCGGACCTCGCCGCACGGCTCACCGCCGACCTGCGGGACCTGGTGGCCGACTACGACGCCGAGCACCTCGGCGAGTCCTTCCAGGAGTTCGGCGAGCGGGTCGAGCGCGTCTGCGGCGCCGAGGCCCTCGTCGCGGCGGGAGTGGGCCGATGA
- a CDS encoding Gfo/Idh/MocA family oxidoreductase, which produces MTLRYGVVGCGRVFQRYHLPAVTDHEDYTFVAACDTDADSARSVLGAAADGVLVTTSLEEFLRVGRPDVVAVCTPNDAHTEPVLAALAAGAHVLCEKPLAADVSEARHLAGAAGADRLAVNLPYRFHELVPAFLKALPEGPCEITLTFTTAGQRLWRPVTNWYGDAARAGGGALVDLGAHALDLLITVFGRPRPVACRVDAAGVEERVVADLEFPAGHAKLRIDRRSRVMGLTLEATAGNGESTVLDLRRGEVRSAAGTVTAEDRRPELAAIRGFLDTVAGRARGRTVAPAQALEVQELIAALYADAECDQELTL; this is translated from the coding sequence ATGACCCTGCGCTACGGAGTGGTCGGCTGTGGTCGCGTCTTCCAGCGCTATCACCTGCCCGCCGTCACCGACCACGAGGACTACACCTTCGTCGCCGCCTGCGACACCGACGCCGACAGCGCGCGCTCGGTGCTCGGCGCGGCGGCCGACGGCGTCCTGGTCACCACCAGCCTGGAGGAGTTCCTCAGGGTCGGCAGGCCGGACGTGGTGGCGGTGTGCACCCCCAACGACGCCCACACCGAGCCCGTGCTGGCGGCACTCGCGGCCGGTGCCCACGTCCTGTGCGAGAAGCCGCTGGCCGCCGACGTGTCCGAGGCGCGCCACCTGGCCGGGGCGGCGGGCGCCGACCGGCTCGCGGTCAACCTGCCCTACCGCTTCCACGAGCTGGTGCCGGCGTTCCTCAAGGCGCTGCCCGAGGGCCCCTGTGAGATCACCCTGACCTTCACCACGGCCGGCCAGCGGCTGTGGCGGCCGGTGACGAACTGGTACGGCGACGCGGCGCGGGCCGGCGGCGGGGCGCTGGTCGACCTCGGTGCGCACGCCCTGGACCTGCTGATCACCGTCTTCGGCCGGCCCCGTCCGGTCGCCTGCCGGGTCGACGCGGCCGGCGTGGAGGAGCGGGTGGTCGCCGACCTGGAGTTCCCGGCCGGTCACGCGAAGCTGCGCATCGATCGCCGCAGCCGGGTCATGGGCCTCACCCTGGAGGCCACCGCAGGCAATGGCGAGAGCACCGTGCTGGACCTGCGGCGCGGCGAGGTGCGCAGCGCCGCGGGCACCGTCACGGCCGAGGACCGTCGGCCCGAGCTGGCGGCGATCCGCGGCTTCCTCGACACGGTGGCGGGCCGGGCCCGGGGCCGCACGGTGGCCCCGGCCCAGGCGCTGGAGGTGCAGGAACTCATCGCGGCGCTGTACGCCGACGCCGAGTGCGATCAGGAGCTGACGCTCTGA
- a CDS encoding radical SAM protein — MRCSYCLTEEYNLLMNVPDARLRLTTDRRQDWHEILDMYHEHVDAPILRLSGGEFFWLKGSTEFVQEASRRYETVQVITNGVFLNERRIEALAAMGNVQLNISLDGHTLELNRHRLPPKQAKLHDVIMRSLHAAAEAGLRIDIQSVLTDANYTGQLEFARYLRDEVAGSTTLYFFPVRGDTAERMGPPPGDHLMPLVEHYDEFADVLPPRAYVEHMAEQLKTNVRTLGCFVTATMAQLFGQGDVSACPHAWVKPMGNLAQDRKLLLDQYGSHQHYDLFMHDRPRFSFCKTCATPSDVINLFFLDRITEEEIGATHLYSGERSRARLRELKETFRPVISDAPATGQGVSQSVSS, encoded by the coding sequence ATGCGCTGTTCCTACTGCCTCACCGAGGAGTACAACCTCCTCATGAACGTGCCCGACGCGCGGCTGCGGCTCACCACCGATCGCCGTCAGGACTGGCACGAGATACTGGACATGTACCACGAGCACGTGGACGCGCCCATTCTGCGGCTCTCCGGCGGTGAGTTCTTCTGGCTGAAGGGGTCCACCGAGTTCGTCCAGGAGGCCAGCCGCCGCTACGAGACCGTCCAGGTCATCACCAACGGCGTGTTTCTCAACGAGCGGCGCATCGAGGCCCTCGCGGCCATGGGCAACGTCCAGTTGAACATCTCCCTGGACGGGCACACGCTGGAACTGAACCGGCACCGCCTGCCCCCGAAGCAGGCGAAGCTGCACGACGTCATCATGCGCAGTCTCCACGCGGCGGCCGAGGCCGGGCTGCGCATCGACATCCAGTCGGTGCTCACCGACGCCAACTACACGGGCCAGCTGGAGTTCGCCCGGTACCTGCGCGACGAGGTCGCGGGCAGCACCACGCTGTACTTCTTCCCCGTGCGCGGCGACACCGCCGAGCGCATGGGCCCGCCGCCCGGCGACCACCTGATGCCGCTGGTGGAGCACTACGACGAGTTCGCGGACGTCCTGCCGCCGCGCGCCTACGTCGAGCACATGGCCGAGCAGCTCAAGACGAACGTGCGCACCCTCGGCTGTTTCGTCACGGCGACCATGGCCCAGCTCTTCGGCCAGGGCGACGTCTCCGCATGCCCGCACGCCTGGGTCAAACCGATGGGCAACCTGGCGCAGGACCGGAAGCTGCTGCTCGACCAGTACGGCTCGCACCAGCACTACGACCTGTTCATGCACGACCGGCCGCGGTTCAGCTTCTGCAAGACGTGCGCCACGCCGTCCGACGTCATCAACCTGTTCTTCCTGGACCGGATCACGGAGGAGGAGATCGGCGCGACGCACCTGTACTCGGGAGAGCGCTCACGCGCCCGGCTGCGGGAGCTGAAGGAGACGTTCCGGCCGGTCATATCCGACGCCCCCGCAACCGGGCAGGGCGTCTCTCAGAGCGTCAGCTCCTGA
- a CDS encoding 3-dehydroquinate synthase family protein has translation MSAIRRIDVTLKDHDYAVHVGSGARRLLPAVLEELGVGRVALVSAVPERELPDPGVPFTVVPVADGERHKTLASVESYCRAFVEAGLTRSDAVVACGGGTTTDTVGLAAALYHRGIKVVHLPTTLLAQVDASVGGKTAVNLPEGKNLVGAYWQPSAVLCDTDFLRTLPRRELLSGYGEIARCAFIGAGDLRGLDLTEQIVASVTLKASVVARDERDQGPRHILNYGHTLGHAIERATDYAWRHGEAVAVGTVFAGLLAGRLGRVGQDRVAEHREMVESFGLPTWLPSGVPVTTLVELMRRDKKKGKDADAGLTFVLDGPRGVELVPRVDEHLVSSVLADLPSGPAPTPA, from the coding sequence ATGAGCGCAATCCGCCGTATCGACGTCACACTGAAAGACCACGACTACGCCGTCCACGTCGGATCCGGCGCCCGTCGGCTGCTGCCCGCCGTCCTGGAGGAACTGGGCGTCGGCCGCGTCGCCCTCGTGAGCGCCGTACCGGAGAGGGAACTTCCCGATCCCGGTGTGCCGTTCACGGTCGTGCCGGTGGCCGACGGCGAGCGGCACAAGACGCTCGCGTCGGTCGAGTCGTACTGCCGCGCCTTCGTCGAGGCGGGGCTGACCCGGTCCGACGCCGTGGTCGCCTGCGGTGGCGGCACCACGACGGACACCGTCGGCCTGGCCGCCGCCCTCTACCACCGCGGCATCAAGGTCGTACACCTGCCGACCACCCTGCTCGCCCAGGTCGACGCGAGCGTCGGCGGCAAGACCGCGGTCAATCTGCCCGAGGGCAAGAACCTGGTCGGCGCCTACTGGCAGCCCAGCGCGGTGCTGTGCGACACGGACTTCCTGCGCACCCTGCCCCGACGCGAACTGCTCAGCGGCTACGGGGAGATAGCCCGCTGCGCCTTCATCGGAGCCGGCGATCTGCGCGGCCTCGACCTGACCGAGCAGATCGTGGCGAGCGTGACGCTGAAGGCGTCGGTCGTCGCCCGCGACGAACGCGACCAAGGCCCGCGCCACATCCTCAACTACGGCCACACCCTCGGGCACGCCATCGAGCGCGCCACCGACTACGCCTGGCGACACGGCGAGGCGGTCGCGGTCGGCACCGTGTTCGCCGGGCTGCTCGCGGGCCGGCTGGGCCGCGTCGGCCAGGACCGGGTGGCCGAGCACCGGGAGATGGTGGAGAGCTTCGGACTGCCGACCTGGCTGCCGTCCGGCGTGCCCGTGACCACGCTGGTGGAGCTGATGCGGCGCGACAAGAAGAAGGGGAAGGACGCCGACGCCGGGCTGACGTTCGTCCTGGACGGCCCGCGTGGGGTCGAGCTGGTGCCCCGGGTCGACGAGCACCTGGTCTCCTCCGTCCTGGCGGACCTGCCCTCGGGCCCCGCCCCCACCCCGGCCTGA
- a CDS encoding shikimate dehydrogenase family protein → MPDAPPGPSAISGTTRLYVVLGDPVAQVRAPGLLNDLFARTARDAVLVPVHVGPDDLEEVMRGLRHMRNLDGILVTVPHKIEVCRYADLLGPAAEVAGSANALRRNPDGTWLADNFDGAGFVHGLRDNGHDPAGTTVALAGAGGAGRAVAAALLTAGIAQLRLYDPDSTRREDVLARLEARWPGRVTVGAEGDFDGDGVDIAVNATPLGMRPDDPLPFDLARLPHTCAVADIIMKPAETALLKAARDSGRPVVHGRHMLDSQVLLYEEFFALHAPERKGRLEP, encoded by the coding sequence ATGCCCGACGCCCCGCCCGGCCCGAGCGCCATTTCGGGCACGACCCGGCTCTACGTGGTCCTGGGTGACCCGGTGGCCCAGGTGCGCGCCCCCGGCCTGCTGAACGACCTGTTCGCGCGCACCGCGCGGGACGCGGTGCTGGTCCCCGTGCACGTGGGCCCCGACGACCTCGAGGAGGTGATGCGCGGACTGCGCCACATGCGCAACCTCGACGGCATACTCGTCACCGTGCCGCACAAGATCGAGGTGTGCCGGTACGCCGACCTGCTGGGCCCGGCCGCCGAAGTGGCCGGAAGCGCCAACGCCCTGCGCAGGAACCCCGACGGGACCTGGCTCGCCGACAACTTCGACGGCGCCGGCTTCGTCCACGGACTGCGCGACAACGGCCACGACCCCGCGGGCACGACCGTCGCCCTGGCCGGAGCCGGCGGCGCCGGACGGGCCGTCGCCGCCGCCCTGCTCACCGCCGGCATCGCACAACTGCGGCTGTACGACCCCGACTCCACCCGCCGGGAAGACGTGCTCGCCCGGCTGGAGGCACGTTGGCCGGGTCGCGTGACGGTCGGCGCGGAGGGCGACTTCGACGGCGACGGCGTCGACATCGCGGTGAACGCGACCCCGCTGGGGATGCGACCCGATGACCCGCTGCCCTTCGACCTCGCACGCCTGCCGCATACCTGCGCGGTCGCCGACATCATCATGAAGCCGGCCGAGACCGCCCTGCTCAAGGCCGCACGGGACAGCGGCCGGCCCGTGGTGCACGGCCGCCACATGCTCGACAGCCAGGTGCTCCTCTACGAGGAGTTCTTCGCACTGCACGCACCGGAACGAAAAGGGAGGTTGGAGCCGTGA
- a CDS encoding aromatic ring-hydroxylating oxygenase subunit alpha, with amino-acid sequence MIDHAQAVALAQRALAHLEAGTTDQAEDVLRVPVTEYLDPDRWQREIDVVFKRVPLALAFSVELPGAGSYKALDALGTPVLLTRGQDGVVRAFLNVCRHRGAQLCPAGTGTRHRFRCPYHAWVYDDQGGLVAVHKPGTFGDVDTAELGLRPLPVVERLGFVWVCLTPGAAIDLDAWLGDYARELERLELDKWHVYEQRELAGPGWKVAFDGYLESYHIQALHRTTFAPTSTSNLMVVDSFGPHQRILYPVKSLRTLRDVPVEDWDPAPHCGTVYTVFPNVSIAGAWEGHGVVSQIMPGPGVDRSSTVQTILTRVPPVTEEDRRYTAEFSELVERGVADEDYRTGFDVQAALSSGANTHFLFGRNELALQHHHRWLDRLLAEAN; translated from the coding sequence GTGATCGACCATGCCCAGGCCGTGGCCCTCGCGCAGCGGGCCCTGGCGCACCTGGAGGCCGGCACGACGGACCAGGCCGAGGACGTGCTGCGGGTCCCCGTCACGGAGTACCTCGACCCCGACCGGTGGCAGCGGGAGATCGACGTCGTCTTCAAACGGGTCCCGCTCGCTCTCGCGTTTTCCGTCGAGCTCCCGGGCGCGGGCTCCTACAAGGCCCTGGACGCCCTGGGCACCCCGGTCCTGCTCACCCGTGGACAGGACGGCGTCGTACGGGCGTTCCTCAACGTCTGCCGCCACCGCGGCGCCCAGCTGTGCCCGGCCGGGACCGGCACCCGGCACCGCTTCCGCTGTCCGTACCACGCGTGGGTGTACGACGATCAGGGCGGTCTCGTCGCCGTGCACAAGCCCGGCACCTTCGGGGACGTCGACACCGCCGAGCTGGGGTTGCGTCCGCTGCCCGTCGTGGAGCGCCTCGGCTTCGTGTGGGTGTGTCTCACCCCGGGCGCCGCGATCGACCTGGACGCCTGGCTCGGGGACTACGCGCGCGAGCTGGAGCGGCTCGAACTCGACAAGTGGCACGTCTACGAGCAGCGCGAACTGGCCGGGCCCGGTTGGAAGGTGGCCTTCGACGGCTATCTGGAGAGCTATCACATCCAGGCGCTGCACCGCACCACGTTCGCCCCGACGTCCACCTCCAACCTGATGGTCGTGGACTCCTTCGGGCCGCACCAGCGGATCCTGTACCCGGTCAAGTCGCTCCGGACGCTGCGGGACGTCCCGGTCGAGGACTGGGACCCCGCTCCGCACTGCGGCACCGTCTACACCGTCTTCCCCAACGTGTCGATCGCCGGCGCCTGGGAAGGACACGGAGTGGTCTCCCAGATCATGCCCGGCCCGGGCGTGGACCGAAGCAGCACCGTGCAGACCATCCTGACGCGCGTGCCCCCGGTCACCGAGGAGGACCGGCGCTACACGGCGGAGTTCAGCGAACTCGTCGAAAGGGGCGTGGCGGACGAGGACTATCGCACCGGATTCGACGTACAGGCGGCTTTGTCCTCCGGGGCGAATACGCACTTTTTGTTCGGACGCAACGAGTTGGCGTTGCAGCATCACCATCGCTGGTTGGACCGCCTGCTTGCAGAAGCCAACTAG
- a CDS encoding phosphopantetheine-binding protein, with amino-acid sequence MNRDEVLQEIHQIAKEFAASSGRTVNENSSNFLEAYGFTSLDALEFLLLLEERFGVTFEDEDLTEDTLTSEDRLADYVVERLG; translated from the coding sequence GTGAACCGCGACGAAGTGCTCCAGGAGATCCACCAAATCGCCAAGGAGTTTGCCGCCTCCAGTGGTCGTACGGTGAATGAGAACAGCAGCAACTTCCTCGAAGCCTATGGATTCACCTCGCTGGACGCGCTGGAGTTCCTGCTTCTCCTCGAGGAGCGCTTCGGTGTGACGTTCGAGGACGAGGACCTCACCGAGGACACGCTCACGTCCGAGGACCGGCTGGCCGACTACGTCGTCGAACGTCTCGGCTGA
- a CDS encoding FkbM family methyltransferase, translated as MTPPKLTEVAEGFSVHAVSALDARFLYREMFEGGTYAGISLPDEPFVIDVGANIGLFTLFVKQRRPKARIVAFEPLPELVAALHANVAEFGLHDVSVHETALGSEAAAGVSFRYYPLLPSSSTLYPQDQGQLRELLGKSFPPRVVERMFQGREITVTVDRLSRHIGTDRPVDLLKIDAVGSELEILRGIDVGLRPLLRNVFIDVQDVHGRVAELCLYLREMGLEPSVLKPPMADGDDTLNHLIHAVRP; from the coding sequence ATGACACCCCCCAAGCTGACGGAAGTCGCCGAGGGATTCTCCGTGCACGCCGTCAGCGCGCTGGACGCACGCTTTCTGTACCGCGAGATGTTCGAAGGCGGAACCTACGCCGGTATTTCCCTTCCCGACGAGCCGTTCGTCATCGACGTCGGGGCGAACATCGGGCTCTTCACGCTCTTCGTGAAGCAACGGCGGCCCAAGGCCCGCATCGTGGCCTTCGAACCGCTGCCCGAACTCGTCGCGGCTCTGCACGCCAACGTGGCGGAGTTCGGTCTCCATGACGTGTCCGTGCACGAGACGGCCCTGGGGAGCGAGGCGGCGGCGGGTGTGTCCTTCCGCTACTACCCGCTGCTCCCCAGCAGTTCGACGCTGTACCCGCAGGATCAGGGGCAGTTGAGGGAACTCCTGGGCAAGAGCTTTCCGCCGCGGGTCGTGGAGCGGATGTTCCAGGGACGCGAGATCACCGTCACCGTCGACCGGCTCTCCCGCCACATCGGCACCGACCGGCCCGTGGATCTCTTGAAGATCGACGCGGTGGGCTCCGAACTGGAGATCCTCCGGGGCATCGACGTGGGCCTGCGTCCCCTGCTGCGCAACGTGTTCATCGACGTCCAGGACGTGCACGGCCGGGTCGCCGAACTCTGTCTGTATCTGCGGGAGATGGGCCTGGAGCCCAGCGTTCTGAAGCCGCCGATGGCGGACGGGGACGACACACTGAACCACCTGATCCACGCCGTGCGGCCGTGA
- a CDS encoding carbamoyltransferase family protein, whose protein sequence is MLTLGLGGSNHDFAACLVSDGVIAAGIEEERVRRVKYSVGVNSLFNESWRYCLDMAQARLADVDVIVADDTLLAPAYFPFRKRIHLIRHHMAHAASTFFPSPFERAAILVVDGAGSLIDDQGVETLTTAVGEGTTITELSKVLGTNWSTDGLSALRVYQAGDSDHSLGYMYKAVSKAIGFVLYENEYEGRHWYLSEDGKTMGLAPYGTPRYCKEFREYLTLLPDGRYELHLKNGGLLDFIEHALDGYAGDERFARAADLAYAAQDTLEEALLHVARRLHADTGLTDLCLAGGVALNCVANGRLLRETPFENVFVQPAAGDGGCAVGNAYYGYHVIAGQPREKPARTAQRHAYLGRTYDDSEVRAALDASGLPYRKVDEPSRIGAELLAQGKLLGWFTGGSEFGPRALGHRSILADPRRAEMKDIINARVKHREPFRPFAPAVLREHAADYFDLDIESPYMLIVAPVRPEKQGEVPAIVHVDGTARVQTVTAEDNGAYHRLIAHFHQLTGVPVVLNTSFNDNGQPIVETPQQALEFYGGSRLDWMIMEDYVVAHSADDLDALASSPSPATGSPAND, encoded by the coding sequence ATGCTGACTCTCGGCCTGGGCGGGTCCAACCACGACTTCGCCGCGTGCCTCGTCTCGGACGGCGTCATCGCCGCCGGAATCGAGGAAGAGCGGGTACGCCGGGTCAAGTACTCGGTCGGAGTCAACTCGCTGTTCAACGAGTCGTGGCGGTACTGCCTCGACATGGCGCAGGCACGCCTCGCGGACGTCGACGTCATCGTCGCCGACGACACGCTGCTGGCGCCCGCGTACTTTCCCTTCCGTAAGCGCATCCACCTGATACGCCATCACATGGCCCACGCGGCCAGCACCTTCTTCCCCTCGCCCTTCGAACGGGCGGCCATTCTCGTGGTCGACGGAGCCGGCAGCCTGATCGACGACCAGGGCGTGGAAACCCTCACCACCGCCGTCGGCGAGGGCACCACCATCACCGAGCTGTCCAAGGTGCTCGGCACCAACTGGTCCACCGACGGCCTCAGCGCCCTCCGGGTCTACCAGGCCGGCGACAGCGACCACTCCCTCGGCTACATGTACAAGGCGGTCAGCAAGGCCATCGGCTTCGTCCTGTACGAGAACGAGTACGAGGGCCGCCACTGGTACCTGTCCGAAGACGGCAAGACGATGGGCCTCGCGCCCTACGGAACCCCGCGCTACTGCAAGGAGTTCCGCGAGTACCTCACGCTGCTGCCCGACGGCCGCTACGAACTGCACCTCAAGAACGGCGGACTGCTCGACTTCATCGAGCACGCCCTCGACGGCTACGCGGGCGACGAACGCTTCGCCCGCGCCGCCGATCTGGCCTACGCGGCCCAGGACACGCTGGAGGAGGCCCTCCTGCACGTGGCCCGGCGGCTGCACGCGGACACCGGGCTCACCGACCTGTGCCTGGCCGGCGGCGTCGCGCTGAACTGCGTGGCCAACGGCCGGCTCCTGCGCGAGACCCCCTTCGAGAACGTCTTCGTGCAGCCCGCCGCGGGCGACGGCGGCTGCGCCGTCGGCAACGCCTACTACGGCTACCACGTCATCGCCGGACAGCCCCGCGAAAAGCCCGCTCGCACCGCCCAGCGCCACGCCTACCTCGGCCGCACCTACGACGACTCCGAGGTGCGGGCCGCGCTCGACGCCTCCGGACTGCCCTACCGCAAAGTGGACGAGCCGTCCCGGATCGGGGCCGAACTGCTCGCGCAGGGCAAGCTGCTGGGCTGGTTCACCGGTGGGTCGGAGTTCGGGCCGCGCGCCCTGGGCCACCGCAGCATCCTGGCCGACCCCCGGCGCGCCGAGATGAAGGACATCATCAACGCCCGCGTCAAACACCGGGAGCCCTTCCGGCCCTTCGCCCCGGCGGTGCTGCGCGAGCACGCGGCCGACTACTTCGACCTGGACATCGAGTCGCCGTACATGCTCATCGTGGCCCCGGTCCGGCCCGAGAAGCAGGGCGAGGTCCCCGCCATCGTGCACGTCGACGGCACCGCCCGGGTGCAGACCGTGACAGCCGAGGACAACGGCGCCTACCACCGACTGATCGCGCACTTCCACCAGTTGACCGGCGTTCCGGTGGTGCTCAACACGTCGTTCAACGACAACGGTCAGCCGATCGTCGAGACCCCGCAGCAGGCCCTCGAGTTCTACGGCGGCAGCCGGCTGGACTGGATGATCATGGAAGACTACGTGGTGGCGCACTCGGCCGACGACCTGGACGCCCTGGCGTCCTCCCCGTCGCCGGCGACCGGCAGCCCCGCCAACGACTGA